The segment ATACTGCGCTGGCGCTATCATCGAGAATACCCTTGAACAGTTCATTACTCTGGCAATTGGGATATGCATGATCGACAAACACCTGGTTATCCACGTGTTGGGTGCGATCCATCAGGTAAACCCCCATGATGTTGGCTTCGCAGTTTTCGCCGTTGAGCAGCACGTAATTTTCGTTCCTGATCAGCCCGCCATTGAATGTGATGCCATTGGTTGTCAGCCTGGAGTCTCTTTCGAGATTAAAAAACACGGTATTTATAAGGGTTGAGGCATTATTTTTATTTTGGAGTTTGTAGTGATCCAGTGAGGAGTTCCGATCGAGAAAAACTTCGGTTACGGTGTTGGTAAAACTTTGCTGCTGATCAACGGAATCGTCGCATTGAACCAGTTGAAGTTTGGCATTGCGGCCCAGTACAATAAGGTTTCGGTTCTGAATAAATATGCTCTTGTCATGCTGAATAATATTAACCATTTGCATTGGGACATCAACCTGCACATTATCCGGTACATAAATAAACGTTCCGTCGGTGGCAAATGCAGTATTGAGCGCAACCATACTGCTCCTGCTAACGTCAGCAACCGAGCCGAGATATTTGTTAATGATCTCAGGATGGTGCTTTTTGGCTGCATTCAAACTTCCAATGATCACACCCTGGGGTGTAATTTTCACAGATCCGTTTTCTGATACAAACCAACCGTTGAGTTGTGAAATCATGTCGGTAGCCAGGTGCGGGATATTACACTGAAAAATCCGGCTCAGGTCGATGCCGGAACTGAAGGATGGTTTAAAATGATAGCTGTAATCAGCTTCAAGCATTTTTGAAAGATCAGTATCTCTCCATTTCTCCAGTTTGGTTGTGGGAAATCCGGCAGCTTTAAAGGACTCAAGCGACTGTTTACGCTTTAAGATCATCTCAGGTGAATCATTTACAAAAATGACTTTCTGGTTTTCCTCAAACAGTTGGATGATTTTTTCTTTCAATGACTGATGTTTAACTGTGGTTTCCATCGTTAGAAATTTTCTTTTTTAATCCAGTCATAACCTTTGGCCTCGAGCTCAAGCGCCAGTTCCTTTCCGCCTGATTTTACAATTCTTCCGTCATACAGTACATGCACAAAATCGGGAACTATAAAATCGAGCAGGCGTTGATAGTGGGTGATGACGACTGTAGCATTTTCGGGCTTTTTGAGCGAGTTCACACCGTTGGCCACCACTTTAAGGGCGTCAATGTCAAGGCCTGAGTCGGTTTCGTCGAGGATGGCCAGCTCAGGCTGAAGCATGGCCATTTGGAAAATTTCGTTTTTCTTTTTCTCTCCACCCGAAAAGCCTTCATTTACCGATCGGTTGGTCAACTTAGACTGAATGCCTACCAGGTTTTTAGCTTCTTCCATTGTTTTCAGGAACTCGGCAGCCGTGATCGGGTCAAGACCTTTGTAGCTTCTTATTTCGTTGATGGCAGTGCGCATAAAGTTTACGATGCTCACCCCGGGAATTTCCACAGGGTATTGAAATCCAAGAAATATCCCTTCGCGGGCGCGGTCCTCAATGGGCATTTCCCGCAGGTCTTTTCCTTTATAAATAATTTCGCCTTCGGTCACTTCGAACACGTCATCCCGGCCCGCAATCACTGCTGCCAGGGTTGACTTTCCTGTGCCATTCGGCCCCATAATGGCGTGAACTTCACCAGCCTGAACTTCGAGATTCAGTCCTCTTATGATCTCTTTTCCATTTATCGAAACGTGCAAATTCTTAATTGATAGCATTTTTATTGTGATTTAACCCGCAATTGGGAGCATTTAAATTTTTACTTCTTAATTCTTAATCTGTTAATCTTCAATCTCAAATCAAATTATCATTAGCCAACACTGCCTTCAAGGCTAATCGACAGTAGTTTCTGCGCCTCAACTGCAAACTCCATCGGCAATTGCCTGAGTACTTCTCTGGCGTAACCGTTAACGATCAGCCCGATGGCGCTTTCCTCACTGATCCCGCGCTGCTGGCAATAAAACAACTGGTCTTCGGAAATCTTCGAAGTTGTTGCTTCATGCTCTACAATCGACGATCTGTTTTCGTTCTGGATGTAGGGAAACGTATGTGCTCCGCATTTGCTGCCAAGCAGCAGAGAGTCACATTGAGTAAAGTTCCTCGAGTTTTCGGCGCGACGGGAAATTTTTACCAGGCCGCGGTAACTGTTGTTGCTATATCCTGCGGAAATCCCTTTGGAAATGATCGTGCTTTTGGTGTTTTTACCCAAATGGATCATCTTTGAGCCGGTATCGGCCTGTTGGTAATTGTTTGTGACGGCTACCGAGTAAAATTCACCCACTGAGTTGTCGCCCAGAAGAATACAACTTGGGTATTTCCATGTAATTGCCGAGCCGGTCTCCACCTGTGTCCATGAAATTTTGGAGTTGGCGCCACGGCATATCCCTCGTTTAGTCACGAAATTGTAAATTCCGCCTTCTCCTTTTTTGTTCCCCGGGTACCAGTTTTGAACAGTCGAGTATTTCACCTGGGCATCTTTCAATGCAACGATTTCCACCACAGCGGCGTGCAGTTGGTTTTCGTCACGCTGAGGAGCGGTACAGCCTTCCATATAGCTCACATAGCTCTCTTCATCGCCAATGATCAACGTGCGCTCAAACTGACCTGTGTTGGCGGCATTGATCCTGAAATAGGTGGAGAGTTCAACCGGACAACGCACCCCTTTGGGGATATAGCAGAATGATCCGTCGGTGAAAACTGCAGAGTTGAGCGCTGCAAAATAATTGTCAGTATAAGGTACTACCGAACCCATGTATTTTTTTACCAGCTCCGGATGATTTTGTACCGCCTCGCTGAACGAGCAAAAGATAATTCCATGTTTTTCCAAAGTTTTCGAAAAAGTAGTTTTTACCGAAACGCTATCCATTACTGCATCTACTGCCACCCCGCTTAAACGTTTTTGTTCTTCGAGCGAAATGCCAAGCCTGTTGAATGTATCGAGCAATTCTGGGTCAACTTCATCGAGGCTTTGCAACTCCTTCTTCTGTTTTGGAGCTGCATAATAAATAATTTCATTGTAGTCAATCGGCGGAATAGTAAGGTGTGCCCATTCAGGGTTTTTCATCGTCAACCAGTAACGGTAAGCCTTCAGGCGAAACTCAAGCATCCATTCAGGTTCGTTCTTCCTGGAAGAAATAAACCGGATAATGT is part of the Bacteroidales bacterium genome and harbors:
- the sufD gene encoding Fe-S cluster assembly protein SufD, with translation METTVKHQSLKEKIIQLFEENQKVIFVNDSPEMILKRKQSLESFKAAGFPTTKLEKWRDTDLSKMLEADYSYHFKPSFSSGIDLSRIFQCNIPHLATDMISQLNGWFVSENGSVKITPQGVIIGSLNAAKKHHPEIINKYLGSVADVSRSSMVALNTAFATDGTFIYVPDNVQVDVPMQMVNIIQHDKSIFIQNRNLIVLGRNAKLQLVQCDDSVDQQQSFTNTVTEVFLDRNSSLDHYKLQNKNNASTLINTVFFNLERDSRLTTNGITFNGGLIRNENYVLLNGENCEANIMGVYLMDRTQHVDNQVFVDHAYPNCQSNELFKGILDDSASAVFNGHIMVRRDAQKTNAYQNNKNILLTDKATVNTKPFLEIYADDVKCSHGATIGQLDQNAMFYLKSRGIGEANARLLLMYAFAAEVINHINIEPLKIRIDDMVKKRLRGELSICDQCVLHCSTMEKPVHFEIDMSKV
- the sufB gene encoding Fe-S cluster assembly protein SufB — its product is MAGNDNQIIEQVTSGEYKYGFYTDIEMDMAPKGLDEDIIRFISSRKNEPEWMLEFRLKAYRYWLTMKNPEWAHLTIPPIDYNEIIYYAAPKQKKELQSLDEVDPELLDTFNRLGISLEEQKRLSGVAVDAVMDSVSVKTTFSKTLEKHGIIFCSFSEAVQNHPELVKKYMGSVVPYTDNYFAALNSAVFTDGSFCYIPKGVRCPVELSTYFRINAANTGQFERTLIIGDEESYVSYMEGCTAPQRDENQLHAAVVEIVALKDAQVKYSTVQNWYPGNKKGEGGIYNFVTKRGICRGANSKISWTQVETGSAITWKYPSCILLGDNSVGEFYSVAVTNNYQQADTGSKMIHLGKNTKSTIISKGISAGYSNNSYRGLVKISRRAENSRNFTQCDSLLLGSKCGAHTFPYIQNENRSSIVEHEATTSKISEDQLFYCQQRGISEESAIGLIVNGYAREVLRQLPMEFAVEAQKLLSISLEGSVG
- the sufC gene encoding Fe-S cluster assembly ATPase SufC, which codes for MLSIKNLHVSINGKEIIRGLNLEVQAGEVHAIMGPNGTGKSTLAAVIAGRDDVFEVTEGEIIYKGKDLREMPIEDRAREGIFLGFQYPVEIPGVSIVNFMRTAINEIRSYKGLDPITAAEFLKTMEEAKNLVGIQSKLTNRSVNEGFSGGEKKKNEIFQMAMLQPELAILDETDSGLDIDALKVVANGVNSLKKPENATVVITHYQRLLDFIVPDFVHVLYDGRIVKSGGKELALELEAKGYDWIKKENF